The genomic region GTAGTCCCTCATGTAGTCATAGGACTGAAACAGGTGAACACAGGTTAACGTCATACAGGTGAACAAGCTGACATGACGCTGTAAAAATGCAGCACACAGCAACAGACTCACCCCGTTGAGGAACACGTCTCGCCTGACATTGGAAAATCTCCTGCGGAGTTTAAAACAAACCATCAATTCACGTGAAACTCTGTATCTGAAATACGAACTGTGGCACCGCCCACTGCCAGGTGAGCGATGCATCTTACCTGTCCACCGGCTGGCTCCGTAGATCCGGGATGAACCCTGATGATGAATTAAAGTTAAACAGTAGTAAAGGTTGTCAGCAAGAGCTGTGACAGCTGGCAATATAGCCTGGTGGCTGAACTAGCAGGTCAAGCTAACTGTTGAAATAAAGCATCCAGTATGAAGCACCTGCTCGCTGGTTGAAGTCCGGCGGACCTTCAGCTCGTGGTCTCTTCCTGCCATGCAGGTCATACTCTTCTGGTCGACGCCTATGTAAACAAGTTCACAATtaagaaacacacacagacagagactctcacacacacacacacacacacacacacacacaaatatacatTAAAGGCAGACACCAACATTCCCTGAGCATCGTCTGCAGGCACCTGAACAGAGAAGCAGGATCAGAGTAACTAGGTGTGTACATCCTACATGTCTGGCATCTGTTGTCATGGTGATCAACCCTGATGAGCGACCTGCTGAAGTTATTGTTTAATCCTGTCACCATGGTGACAGCACTATGAATGTGAAGTTACCTTCAGAAACTCTGATCCTGCTCCACACAGACACCTGCTCACATTACCGTCCTCACACTGGCTGTTACTGGTCCCACTGGTCCTCCTGTTGGTTGGATCTACAGGCCTCTGATCCAgattctggttctgtttctgaCCCTGGCTCTAGTCAGCTGATTACAGTTGCTTCACGCTCTCTCATGCACACAGTGATAAGGAAAATAAAGAAGCCTCTGGAAGGACAACATACCGCTGCTTGTGTTGTTATGGGGGCAACATTTTCTAACAAACAGTTTCTCTCCTCATCAAGtccattttaaggcttttaaagACCCTCTTATTTTGAAAGGGTGAGAggatgatggtgatgatgatggtgcAGTCCTGTTAATCAAAACTGAAAGCCCCGCCCCGCCCTCTCCATACCAACAGTCCTGAAAGAGAAACAACCAGTGAGTGGCGTTTCTGCCTGGCGTCCGTCGGGTTCTCCCCCCCCACACCGTCAGATTTAGTCCTTCAGcgacacacacacccccacaaACATCAGTCTGACTCAGTGTGTGAACGCGCAGGAGGAGGGGGGACAACAATGTCCTTTCACGTGAGGGTGGGGCTCATTCTGTCTGTCCAACTTTTTCAGTCCTTCATTTCTGTAATTTACCTTACAGAAAGCCCCGCCCCCGGGGACACCCACCTGCTCAAAAGCCAGAAACAGTTCTACCCCGCCCACCCTGCCCCATCAGTCCAGCCATCGTCCTTTCTGGTTTTATTCTGAAAGGTCAGCCACAGTCCGACTACCCGCCAAACATTTCTCAACTCCTGAAGGATCAACTTCCTGCAAAGACAAAGATCTTACAGAGAAATGAATTTCCTTCCTGTGGCGTTTGAAGTTAAAAACCGAAGGCTGATGTTGCATCATTAATTAGAAACTGACATGCCGAGCAGCATGTCTCAGCGTGTTGctgaaatcaaaacaaaattttactTCAGATTCAATTAATCTGACATCAGCTGGTGAACGCAGCAGAGGAATTCTACTTCCTGCCTGACTCAAAAGCTtcaaccagatgcaaaacggcCGGCGCTCCGGGAAGACTCCaagaaacaacaacaaccaGAGATCGGCTTCCGGAAGCTAGCCGCCGGCTGCATGCAGAGGCCGTCTCCGTGGTCCAGCAGCAGGTGGCGCTGTGGTTGCAGCAGAAGAACAGGAAGCGGGGGAAGGAGCTTGATGATTGGCTAACCTTCCCGGTTCGCGCTGCGGCGGTCGGCCTCGAGGCCGTAGCTCTGACGGGGTCTGATGCTTGTGACGAATGCGACGAGCCACGTGGTGAACATCCACGCTCTCGTCCAATGGGAACAGGGCACAGAGCTGAGCGCCGACCTTTGGTTGGATCTCCTGAAAGACCAAAAAATGTAAGATGAATGTTAAGGAAAAACCTTTTGTTGAGAACAAATCACGACCGGAACCAGAAGAAGCTGACCTGTCCGTCTCGTCCGATTTTAACGGGCTTGTGGTCGTTCCAGGGGTTGGATAGATGAGCCGTCTTGAGGAAAGGAAGCTCCCTCCTAGAAACACAAACATCTAGAGTTTATTTAACGGAAAAACTTGTAAATAAATTTTAACAGAACCTACTGGCCCTGGTCCAACAAGCCCCAAAATGTTATGGTTCTTTTACTAACAGAGACCAAAGGTTATTGGTCCTGGAGCGACCCAGATCAACAGGTCCAACAGATCAAGATCTAGTGTAAAATAGTAATAAGACCTTTAAATCCATATGAAACGTAACAGAATCTTCTGCATCAGTGGATTAGTTTAACGTTTGGTACCGTAACCAAGCCTGAAGATCCTGGTACCATTGGTCACCTGTAACCTTTCAATACACCTGCTGAGGCAAAGCTGGCCAACCAGGAAGCAGTTTACCTGCACAGCCAATCAATCTTGAAGACTCCTCCGAGCATTTTGGCGTTCATCCCGGCAGGAAGAACCCAGTGGATCGGAGAACCACCATGATGAGACTCCGACGACAAACGAGCAAAACCTATAGGAAGCAGAAAGCCAATGAAAGCAGTGAAGAGAGGAGAGGACTACAGCTCCAGGGTGAGCGCTGAAGATACCTTGAAACTTTCCGCTCTCCCTCACAGAGAAGATGAGGATGACGCTTCGAGCCGACTGAAAGGCAGCATTCAGCTTCTTCTCATTGACCGGCAGCGTGGACCAGACTCCCTGCGCGTCAGTCACAGAATCATCATCACCACAGAGAACAACAACACATTAAACTCCAGGAGAACCTAAACCATAGAAACAGGAGCAAAACCCTAGAAAGACAGGAACCAGCTCTAGAACTGCAGTtccacagaaccagaacagacggACAGAAAGCCTGCAGGCGACTACCAGGAAAAAGCAACAGAACCTAAACGGGACCAGCACACAGAGCTCGGTACCAACACAGACACAGGGGAATAGGTGAACCTAAAGGACCAACGGTGGAACTACGGGGGACCGCAGCAGGAAGAACAGGGGGCCTACAGGGGACAATGGATTGGGGACATATGGGGCCCTCCACCGTATGAAGTGGGGGAACCTGAACAGGTTTGGAGAACAGGAGCAAACCTTTGCTTTAGCCAGAGAAACGTTCTCATGGTTGTTGCTCTTGATGAGGAAGAACCGGGCATCTTGAAGAATGTATCGCAGCTTACTGGTTGGACCTACAAAAACACAGGGACTTGTTACTGGATCAGGTCAGTGGTGTCGGTTCTGGTTCAGTAAAAGCATGTTCTTACTCTCCATTCCTTTCCGAACAGCCCGAACAGACGAGGACAACTTCTCTCGCTTCTTCTCtgatcctttcaaaataaaagcacaggaCTGTGTCAAAGTAAAGTTTGGCTGCTTTGGAAATAAACACACGTTGCCATGGTTACCTGAAGCCTCAGAGGCGGAGCCTGAGTGTGCCGACTCGCCATCAGAGAAACTGACCGAGGAGGCAGAGCGAGAATCTCCTGCCTCGCTCCGGGTATCATAGTCATTTCCGTCACCGCCATGACGCTCATCAtattcttcctcttcctcctcctcctcttcctcctccttctctccttcctcttcctcctcctcttcctcctccatgcCCTCCTCTCCTTCTTCCTCCTGAttgtcttcctcctcctcttcctccacatGGGAGGcagctgtggaggagctgcCCGACGCTGGCTCTGAGCTGTACTCAGCCTCCTCCTCTGATTGGTCTTCACCGTGCGGGGAGGGGCTCGCTCGCCTTTCATCGCGCCGCAGCTtctaaacacaaacaggaagtgaatgTGATTGTCTGAAAGCCTAGCAGTAATGTGCATGCCTCTACTGTGAACAGCATTACCCGACTCAGACCCTCCAGGCCCCTCTGGGACTCTCTGCGCCGTCCCTCCTCTGCCACACGACCCCGGGGCCCTTCCCGGGCTCCCTCCCGTACTGCTCGCCGCCTCTTTCGCTCCTCATAGTAGTCATGATGATAGGCAGTGGTGTGGCGGCTACGAGGACTAGAGACCTTCTTAGAGGACAACGATGAGCCTAGTCCCCTCTTACTGGATGCTGATGATCTGGAGGGGGCGTGGCCTGAAGAAGGGCGGAGCCTCTTAAGATCCTGGCTGCTAGAGCGCTCGCTCTTCCTCTTTGTTCCTGACAGACCAGAAGGCTAACATGTCACACCTGCCTCACAAATCAGAACCGTGTTCAGAGGAGAACCATCTAATCAATGTGAGGTGTTGATCAGATTACAACGCTCTCTGAGCTCAGATTAACAAATCCAATTCACTCAGAGTCAATCAGTGAGTCGGGCCGTCACCGGTGATACTCTTCACCAAACCGCCAGTAGTACCACCAGCAGTATAAGGTGTAGTTCTTTGTACAGCAGGAGTTCTCAAACTTAATGTTCAAAAGTCCAAATCTTATTTCTGATGAACGGTCCAGAACTACTAGGGATGAGCAAAGAACCGAGCAGAACTGACTCTAAGCTGGGCTAAGTTGCAACAGCAAAATACAACCAGCTCTCTATCTTTTAGATTTAAACTGGACCGACTTCGTTCCTTTTCAAGACTCCTTATTTTTCACATGAATGAACTTAAAGTGCAGCAAGACTCAAtaacataaaaacagcaaagaaataaatctgattttattatttgtcaaattctgttttcatttttcatagtTCCATGTattataaaaggaaaacattctTTACATCATCATGGGACGTCCTCCACCGGATCTGGACTCAGTTTTTGCTGCACTAGTCCAGAAAACAATTCAGGAACatcacatcaaaaacaaatcGATGCTCTTTTCTAGAGCATCGAAGGCAGTTGAAACCCTGCAGGCAGACACTAAACAAAACTCCAGCGCATCTCAGACGGTTCCGTCACCAGCTGCTCTTCGTGTAAATACTACGTGCCACATTCCATGTATGCATGTTCTCTTTTTCTAGAagtgtttttagattttgttggtGTCTATAACCTACATGTGTATCAGCTAAATGTCATTATGATGACAATAAAGACTCTTGAATCATAGGGTCCATGCAATCAGCTTAGAAGGAACTGGATGTTTTTATGAGGCTCCTAAAATCAGCTGTCAGTTATCTGCAAGAGTCGCTATAAACTAGAAGGACATGTTTCAATTGGAAGGTAGGACACTGTCCTtttggtaaaataataataataatttccccCTTTAGTATAAAACTATCCACAAATATTCCGTCAATAAATTCTACCTTCAGAACCAATAAAAATGATCAGGATGAACTCTGTGATCCTTCTTTGAAAACATGGGTTCAGCAAAGCTGCTATAAAGATTCAGCAAGACGTTCATCATTTATCAAGAAATGACGACCTGATCCAGTAAAAACTGCTACAAAAGAGTCCAGAAACATGCATCTCACTCTGCTCAGGACCTCTGCTGAGGAAGGAGTTTATCGTAGCAGCAGACCAACGCTAGCTTGTTTCCTCTGTAATAACCGGCTCTGGGGTCTGTTCCCTGTAAGATGCACGCCTACACAATCACGCACCACTAGCACATTGAAAATCTATGCAGCGCATAAAATACAATTCTACAAGAACTGTTAATTAGACCAATACTACTTCCTTCTGTACCATTTAGCAACGTAACTCAGGGTGTATTGACACCAGAAAAGTTCTTTGGTccgaactttattttttcatttggtgcggtttgttttcacattgtgaaAAAGTGAACTatcacttgtaaacaaagccacgcgggtgacgatcattgttcccactGTGACTTTGAAACGttgcatttataatgttggaaccccgtcggagaacgtgtgctgaacgccgacgttctctacgtgcaacAAGCCGGtagtgttgctaagcaacacacagcttatcaggtgtAATTATCTTAcaacacacctttgctaccggctacggtggctttttatgtccaaagagacgtacgctttttgtagttggttcggatcggggccggtttgtattcagaccataagcgaaccacaccagagtccgtttggaagcggaccgagacccaccttttgaggtggtctcggtccggaccaaggggggaaacgaactctggtccgtttaaagcggaccaaaaggtgcaagtgtgaatacaccctcaGTGACAAGTGTCCAGCCAATGATACAACATGGTTCACTTACACTACGCAGCCAATCATAGCATAGACAGTGCTTGCGTATGCCCTGCTCATACACGCCGCGCAGGTTAGCCAAATTAACAACAGAGCGGCAGAGTTAAGAAACGCAAACGCTGACCCCTTATCATGGCGAAACGAACAGGCcaaagcaaaaaagaaatgcaGCTCTTTTAAGATAGACTGGCTGTCGCAATATGTGCAAACAGAAGAACAAACGGTGAAACTGGAtgagactttttcttttttgagtgAGAACGGTGAGAACTCTGCAAAAGATCCAACGAAGCCAAAGTAGCAAGCGAGTTTTCAGACGGAAAAATGTGGACTGAATGGAAGTTGGACTACCTCAAGCTTCACATTCAGCAGAAAGGTCATTTGAAAGCTGTTGGAATTGTATGATCAGAAAGGAGATTGGTACATTATTGCAGGAGAGCGCATTTTAAGCCAAATCACTTATAATAAAAGTAAACTAATGGAAATTGCTGCTGTAATTGGATTCTTTTAACAAGCCATGTAACTTGCCATGATTCCAGGTTTTGAACAGGAGTGATACTGCTGTGTGGCCACAGCGTGCACATCTGGTGTTGCTCACAGTGGTCCTCAGGGAGCTCATGTGTATGCCCAGGCACATGAAAACTTAGAGGGAACATTGGCTCTGGGTGATGATTCTGATCAGAACATCTTCTCTTTGCAGCTCCAAATAATTGTGTGAGGTCAGAACCTACCATGAGAGCAGTTTTCCTACTTCATATACAAAGTGGTTTGCTTTGCAGGTCGTAGTTATTAATGAACAAAGTTCTGCTGCAGTTGGGTCTCTATTAGACAGCTGTTGGTGTGAGGAAGAACTGAGCTTTAGCTGACTGGGTCAGAACAGACAGGCTGTTAGATAACACCAGACAGGATGTGCTCTTTTTTACTGAGCTTTATCTGGTTCACCTAAAAAACACTTTGATCTTTGTTAAATCAAATGTACAAATGACCAAATTATACTACATTTTGATATATTCCATGATTCTACTTTTTTCCCTAATGCCCTGGATCCAGATTCACGTTCCCCTCAGTCTGGATGTGGACTGGAGTCCAGACTTTGGGAAGGCTGGTGTATGGTGTCACTCTGTGTGTAGTACCTTTCTTGTCACTGATGTCGCGCTCGGTCTCGGGGTTGTACAGCTCGTCATCCTGATCTGGAGCTTCAGTCAGTAGATCCTCCAGAACGTTGAGTTCTCCATCTGAAACAGGAATGATGGTTGGGATCATAGTTACTCTGACAACATACAGCTTTACAGTACTATAGAATAATACACCAAGTACTCCAAAGTACTATGGATCGCTACACAGATTAGTACGGAATACTACATCAGGAATCTATTACTAATAAACAGTTCCAGTTCTGACGTCCCTCATGAACCACAACTATAGACCCGTCTTTGATATAAGGTGTGCTTCTATACAAACATGTTACTTATACAAAGACGTGACCGTGTTGCTAATGCTAATATCTAGCAGTTCACCTTTGTCCCTGTGTCTGGTAATGACCAGCTATTGGTCAGAGACACATGCTAGGGTTTCCAAATAGTTTTCACCCACCTTTCCATGACCTGATGTCACATCGTCATGTTATTGATTATGTAGCAACAACCTGTTTTAGGGGGAAGTCAGAATTTGTTCCTGCATCTACAGTTGGACTGTTTCCACCCACATGCCAACCAACTGCAACTGAAGGGACATCAGTAATGAGAACAGTCATTAGATCGAGCAAACTACAAAAAAAGGCAGCAGGGCCGAACTCAATTGGTGGCAGTGGCGGGCAGAATTggcagttctggtggcaggagcTGCCAATACTGCcagccactgccacaaattgagcttgcTGTCTCTCAAAAAAGGAGAGAAGTCTTACTCTTGAAGCAAAGCATGCTGGgaaattctgttttaaaacagccatcttgttacaaaaataaatgcaaaccttTCCTCACTGCCCTGTTTTTTGATATAGATGAGAAATCTGGCGTCCAGATTCTAGCCTGACTGAATAactatttctgctttttaaaaacaaataaagcaaacaaaatgtTCTATATAAAATTGCTAACACTAAattaagaaatataaataaaataagaaatattgaCAATATTGTGCAAAGGTTCCCGGATTAATTTCGTGTCTCGCTCActaagcagcagcagcttttaCTGTCCGGATCAGTATGGAGgtgttttcaaagttttatttttatttattcatctcCGGTAGATGAAGAGCGtatgaaaataaactgaaaaacgtAATCAAGCAAAGACCTGGCAAACGACCCTTCAGTGGATTCTCTGGTTTGCTGTGTTAACAGCATtatatgatgcagtttgtaTTGTGTAAGCTATGGATCATCACTGATTTTATCACTACATTTTGGCCTCAGTGGTGCATAACTTAAATTTAAGCGTaatcaactttaaaaaacaaataaaaggatttCTCCTCTGGAAATAATCGGTCATGGACTGAATATATTGTTATTAATCTGGAACAAAGACGTCGCCGTTTTGCTAATGCTAATAGCTGTCATTAGCAGCTAGCAGCTTTAGCTCCGTGCGTTTTTCGGTCAGGTTATTATCAGGTGCACACATCAGGTGTTAGTCAGCTTGGGGCTAGGTATACTTGCGGGTATTTCGCAGGTATTGGTCGTTAATCAACGAATACGTCACCGTGATAGTAAAGCTAACAGCTAACGCCTCACCTTTGTCTTCGCGCCGGTCGGCCGCCATGAAGCACCCACTGACGTCCTTCTGTCTCGCTCACAGAGAACTCAAAGGGACCAAATGGTTTAACTGGAATTAACTGTAACAAACCAATAAAATGACCAGAAGAACCATCTGAACGAGCCAAATGGCGGACtgcgtcttcttcttcttcttcttctggtgtaCTGGTGGTGGGCAAAAAACCTCAGGTGTGCCTTActgccaccaactggtatggagtgtggttcgtgATCTCTATATTACAAAATACCTAATCAAATTCCAAAAAATAACTcaattctttttaaaaaccGTATAAGAATTTGTATCTGTTTGCTTACTAATTTCCTTtgtaatatttatattatattgaacGTtactttaattttctcaaattctcTGATAGATCTTTCtgtttcatatttctgacaatctaatataaaatgttct from Girardinichthys multiradiatus isolate DD_20200921_A chromosome 8, DD_fGirMul_XY1, whole genome shotgun sequence harbors:
- the ythdc1 gene encoding LOW QUALITY PROTEIN: YTH domain-containing protein 1 (The sequence of the model RefSeq protein was modified relative to this genomic sequence to represent the inferred CDS: inserted 2 bases in 1 codon) produces the protein MAADRREDKDGELNVLEDLLTEAPDQDDELYNPETERDISDKKGTKRKSERSSSQDLKRLRPSSGHAPSRSSASSKRGLGSSLSSKKVSSPRSRHTTAYHHDYYEERKRRRAVREGAREGPRGRVAEEGRRRESQRGLEGLSRKLRRDERRASPSPHGEDQSEEEAEYSSEPASGSSSTAASHVEEEEEEDNQEEEGEEGMEEEEEEEEEGEKEEEEEEEEEEEYDERHGGDGNDYDTRSEAGDSRSASSVSFSDGESAHSGSASEASGSEKKREKLSSSVRAVRKGMESPTSKLRYILQDARFFLIKSNNHENVSLAKAKGVWSTLPVNEKKLNAAFQSARSVILIFSVRESGKFQGFARLSSESHHGGSPIHWVLPAGMNAKMLGGVFKIDWLCRRELPFLKTAHLSNPWNDHKPVKIGRDGQEIQPKVGAQLCALFPLDESVDVHHVARRIRHKHQTPSELRPRGRPPQREPGRRRPEEYDLHGRKRPRAEGPPDFNQRAGFIPDLRSQPVDRRFSNVRRDVFLNGSYDYMRDYHHNVGPPAPWQTLAAYPNVEQQPPHHPPYYHHSHPPPPXPHQAFHHHHPSLAPHEAPPPRFRDKQRVPQHRAFASSPHDYDMRVDDFLRRTQAVVSSRRERERQRERDRGGPRRDRERDRARDRDRERERDKERGRYRR